Proteins found in one Campylobacter concisus genomic segment:
- a CDS encoding RDD family protein gives MSMQIVEKLEKEEISLAPFSKRVLAYSIDECIVSFLFLIIYWDAFLSVMSYDEARNLTLNFFWQIVALKIIYHAFFVWYYGASLGQMLTKTMCINVEILDRPNFISSLVRAIFRLVSEACFYLGFAWAFANPARQTWQDKIAKTVVINA, from the coding sequence ATGAGTATGCAGATAGTTGAAAAACTTGAAAAAGAAGAAATTTCGCTAGCGCCATTTTCAAAAAGAGTGCTAGCTTACTCAATTGATGAATGTATTGTTTCTTTTTTGTTTTTGATCATTTACTGGGATGCCTTTTTGTCGGTTATGAGCTATGATGAAGCCAGAAATTTGACCTTAAATTTCTTTTGGCAAATAGTCGCACTAAAGATTATTTATCATGCATTTTTTGTTTGGTATTATGGTGCGAGTCTTGGACAAATGCTAACAAAGACGATGTGCATTAATGTAGAAATTTTAGATAGACCAAATTTTATTTCAAGCTTGGTAAGAGCGATTTTTAGGTTGGTTAGTGAAGCTTGTTTTTATCTTGGTTTTGCATGGGCATTTGCAAATCCAGCTAGACAGACTTGGCAAGACAAAATAGCAAAAACAGTGGTGATAAATGCGTAA
- the purD gene encoding phosphoribosylamine--glycine ligase, with protein MNILIIGSGGREYAIALKLKNEKNINLYFAPGNGATSRLGENLNIKDFYELAKFAKKNSIELTIVGPEAPLSEGVVDIFKKEGLLIFGPSKAAARLEASKAYMKDFLARNNIKTARYLNTDNKEKAFKFIDTLSAPMVVKADGLCAGKGVIIANSKEEAKEAVSDMLSGASFGEAGKFVVVEEFLDGFELSFFAICDGENFVSLPVAQDHKRLLDNDEGPNTGGMGAYAPSPLASKELIKRVEEEVVKPTLKGMKNEGSPFCGVLFVGLMIVKNEPYVLEFNVRFGDPECEVLMPLIDGNLSEILLNAAKGELKPISLKDEFAVGVVMASKDYPYKSSPKAKISVLNDVKDAHIAYAGVSEQGGEIYADGGRVLVCVATAKSIKEARDRAYELCENVKFDGAHYRKDIAWQALK; from the coding sequence ATGAATATTCTCATAATAGGAAGTGGCGGCCGCGAATACGCCATTGCTCTAAAACTAAAAAACGAAAAAAATATAAATTTATACTTTGCGCCTGGAAATGGTGCGACCTCACGCCTTGGCGAGAATTTAAATATAAAAGACTTTTATGAGCTTGCAAAATTTGCTAAAAAAAATAGTATCGAGCTAACTATCGTGGGACCTGAAGCGCCTCTTAGCGAAGGTGTGGTAGATATATTTAAAAAAGAGGGATTGCTCATATTTGGACCAAGCAAAGCAGCTGCTAGACTTGAAGCTAGCAAAGCCTATATGAAGGACTTTTTGGCTAGAAATAACATAAAAACCGCAAGATATTTAAATACAGATAATAAAGAAAAAGCATTTAAATTTATTGATACCCTAAGCGCGCCGATGGTCGTAAAGGCAGATGGTCTTTGTGCTGGAAAAGGCGTTATCATCGCAAATTCTAAAGAGGAAGCCAAAGAGGCAGTTAGTGACATGCTAAGTGGAGCTAGCTTTGGCGAGGCTGGTAAATTTGTTGTCGTTGAAGAGTTTTTAGACGGCTTTGAGCTAAGTTTTTTTGCTATTTGCGACGGCGAAAATTTTGTAAGCTTGCCAGTGGCACAAGACCACAAACGCCTGCTTGATAACGACGAAGGTCCAAATACTGGCGGTATGGGCGCTTATGCTCCAAGTCCGCTTGCTTCAAAAGAGCTGATAAAAAGGGTCGAAGAAGAGGTTGTAAAGCCAACTTTAAAAGGGATGAAAAACGAGGGTAGTCCGTTTTGTGGAGTACTTTTTGTAGGGCTAATGATCGTGAAAAATGAGCCTTATGTACTTGAGTTTAACGTAAGATTTGGCGATCCTGAGTGCGAGGTATTGATGCCATTAATTGACGGAAATCTAAGCGAAATTTTACTAAATGCTGCAAAGGGCGAGCTAAAGCCTATTAGTTTAAAAGATGAATTTGCAGTTGGCGTTGTGATGGCTAGTAAGGACTATCCGTATAAAAGTAGTCCAAAAGCTAAAATTTCAGTTTTAAATGATGTAAAAGATGCTCACATTGCTTATGCTGGTGTTAGCGAGCAAGGCGGAGAAATTTATGCAGATGGTGGCAGAGTATTAGTCTGCGTAGCCACTGCGAAGAGTATAAAAGAGGCACGTGATAGAGCTTATGAGCTTTGCGAAAATGTAAAATTTGACGGAGCACATTATAGAAAAGATATTGCCTGGCAGGCATTAAAATGA
- a CDS encoding uroporphyrinogen-III synthase, translating into MRKIYLISNTKTADESVVNLSVSKIEFLKFEINLSEFDAFVATSKNAFKALKFNNIKAINLPVFVIANSCAAAAREFGFSEIYTGKNAHGDDFAREILPLLKGKKVLYLKGRDSASNFLEILQNGGVNIKAIIVYENVLNPCKMELKPPKNSILIFASPLNVKNFLSNFGWDESYQVISIGKVTAKELKFTEPIVSQSQDINACIALAKTLL; encoded by the coding sequence TTGCGTAAAATTTATCTTATTTCAAATACAAAAACGGCTGATGAGAGCGTTGTAAATTTAAGCGTTAGCAAGATAGAGTTTTTGAAATTTGAGATAAATTTAAGCGAATTTGACGCGTTTGTAGCAACTTCAAAAAATGCTTTTAAGGCTTTAAAATTTAACAATATAAAAGCAATAAATTTGCCAGTCTTTGTCATCGCAAATAGTTGTGCGGCGGCCGCAAGAGAGTTTGGATTTAGCGAAATTTACACCGGAAAGAACGCTCACGGAGATGACTTTGCAAGAGAAATTTTGCCACTTTTAAAGGGCAAAAAGGTTCTTTATCTAAAAGGTAGAGATAGCGCTTCAAATTTCTTAGAAATTTTGCAAAATGGCGGAGTAAACATAAAGGCGATCATCGTCTATGAAAATGTCTTAAATCCTTGCAAAATGGAGCTAAAACCACCAAAAAATAGTATCTTGATCTTCGCTTCTCCACTAAATGTCAAAAATTTTCTTAGTAATTTTGGCTGGGATGAGAGCTATCAAGTGATAAGTATTGGAAAGGTCACTGCAAAAGAGCTAAAATTTACCGAGCCAATAGTAAGCCAAAGTCAAGATATAAACGCCTGTATCGCGCTTGCCAAAACATTACTTTAA